The following proteins come from a genomic window of Miscanthus floridulus cultivar M001 chromosome 2, ASM1932011v1, whole genome shotgun sequence:
- the LOC136517621 gene encoding cleavage stimulation factor subunit 50-like has protein sequence MDTTSRAVKIPSLHQTEINWDNLDKTKLYVVGAGMFSGVTVALYPVSVVKTRMQVASGDAMSRNALATFKNILKVDGVPGLYRGFATVIIGAVPTRIIFLTALETTKAASLKLVEPFKLSEPVRAAFANGLAGLLASTCSQAIFVPIDVISQKLMVQGYSGNARYKGGIDVARKVIKADGIRGLYRGFGLSVMTYAPSSAVWWASYGSSQRIIWSALGHLHDKEEAPSQLKLVGVQASGGVFAGAVTSFVTTPIDTIKTRLQVMDNENKPKAGEVVKRLIAEDGWKGLYRGLGPRFFSSINIGSVHFSVDAGAVLCSMQDVKGSSKSVPKHEVKHVSDHKSAARCAKFSPDGKYFATGSADTSIKFFEVAKIKQTMVGDSKDGPARPVIRTFYDHTQAINGLDFHPESPILISAAKDNTIKFFDFSKTNARKAFRVIQDTHNVRSVCFHPCGDYLLAGTDHPVAHLYDINTFTCYLSANAQDSSSPINQVRYSCTGSLYVTASKDGSLRIWDGVSAECVRPIIGAHGSAEATSAIFTKDERYVLSCGKDSCVKLWEVGTGRLVKQYAGAIRRQFRCQAVFNETEEYVLSVDEQNNEVVVWDALTAEKVARLPSGSTGAPRWLDHSPVEPVFVICGNDRSIRFWKQTV, from the exons ATGGATACAACCTCTAGGGCCGTCAAGATCCCGTCGCTCCACCAGACGGAGATCAACTGGGACAA CCTCGACAAGACCAAACTCTATGTGGTGGGCGCAGGCATGTTCAGCGGCGTCACCGTGGCGCTGTACCCTGTCTCGGTGGTCAAGACCCGGATGCAGGTTGCCTCTGGGGATGCCATGAGCAGGAACGCGCTGGCTACCTTCAAGAACATCCTCAAGGTGGACGGCGTGCCAGGGCTGTACCGGGGGTTTGCTACCGTTATCATTGGGGCTGTACCAACTAGGATCATCTTCCTCACGGCGCTTGAGACAACCAAAGCAGCCTCACTCAAGCTTGTTGAGCCCTTCAAGCTGTCGGAGCCGGTGCGGGCCGCCTTTGCCAATGGCCTTGCCGGTCTGTTGGCGTCTACATGTTCACAGGCTATTTTTGTTCCAATTGATGTG ATTAGCCAGAAATTGATGGTTCAAGGATATTCTGGTAATGCCAGATACAAAGGTGGAATAGATGTTGCTCGAAAGGTCATAAAGGCTGATGGTATTAGGGGGCTGTACAGAGGATTTGGACTGTCTGTTATGACCTACGCACCATCCAGTGCTGTGTGGTGGGCGAGTTATGGTTCCAGCCAGCGCATAATTTGGAG tgctcttggccatttgcatgaCAAAGAAGAGGCTCCTAGCCAATTGAAACTAGTTGGTGTTCAAGCATCAGGGGGAGTTTTTGCTGGTGCCGTGACCTCTTTTGTTACGACTCCCATAGATACAATCAAGACCAGGCTACAG GTTATGGATAATGAAAATAAGCCAAAAGCCGGGGAAGTTGTTAAAAGGTTGATTGCTGAAGATGGATGGAAAGGTTTGTACAGAGGGTTGGGTCCAAGATTTTTCAGCTC TATAAATATTGGCTCAGTTCACTTTAG TGTTGACGCCGGTGCTGTGCTGTGCAGTATGCAGGATGTCAAGGGCTCATCCAAGAGCGTCCCCAAGCACGAGGTGAAGCATGTCTCTGACCATAAG AGCGCTGCCCGGTGCGCGAAATTTAGTCCTGATGGAAAGTATTTTGCAACTGGGAGTGCTGATACATCCATTAAGTTTTTTGAG GTTGCTAAAATTAAGCAGACTATGGTAGGGGACTCCAAAGATGGTCCTGCCAGGCCTGTGATTCGCACATTTTATGATCACACACAG GCCATCAATGGTCTGGATTTTCATCCTGAGAGTCCAATACTGATATCAGCTGCAAAAGACAATACAATAAA ATTCTTTGATTTCTCAAAAACCAATGCGAGGAAAGCATTCAGAGTTATTCAG GATACTCATAATGTTAGATCTGTATGTTTTCATCCTTGTGGGGATTACCTTTTAGCAG GGACTGATCACCCAGTTGCTCATTTATATGATATAAATACTTTTACATGCTACTTATCAGCAAATGCACAGGATTCTAGTTCTCCCATTAACCAG GTACGCTACTCTTGTACTGGGAGCTTGTATGTTACTGCTTCTAAAGATGGTTCTTTGCGCATTTGGGATGGAGTATCTGCTGAATGTGTTCGACCTATTATTGGAGCACATGGATCCGCAGAAGCTACTAGCGCAATTTTCACCAAAGATGAGAG GTACGTCCTATCTTGTGGGAAAGATTCTTGTGTCAAGTTATGGGAAGTTGGCACTGGACGACTTGTGAAGCAATATGCAGGAGCCATTCGCAGACAATTTCGTTGTCAG GCTGTCTTCAATGAAACCGAGGAATACGTGCTATCAGTTGATGAACAAAACAATGAG GTTGTCGTCTGGGATGCACTTACTGCTGAAAAGGTTGCAAGATTGCCCTCTGGCAGCACTGGTGCTCCTAGATGGCTCGACCACTCCCCAGTTGAGCCAGTTTTTGTTATTTGTGGAAACGATAGATCGATCAGATTCTGGAAACAAACTGTATAA